A genomic window from Brachyspira sp. SAP_772 includes:
- a CDS encoding OmpA family protein: protein MSYKIFLFILIPFVLIACFIPERRIYFSWDKPKDIESECNYNFILSTNMSTIQTERGYLLNIDKEIYYKVGGKKAYNIEDYTYVMNEMISFMSNNRNAILIVEGHADEISKEKLDLNMRLSLQRASVIRDVILSFGVYHERVKIYPYSYFAPKYTTNTFQNRRVDFVALKCENQLSNYNYYYSNYYINYYINNTNFLK from the coding sequence ATGAGTTATAAAATATTTTTGTTTATTTTAATTCCTTTTGTTTTAATAGCTTGCTTCATACCAGAGAGAAGAATATATTTTTCTTGGGATAAACCTAAAGATATTGAAAGTGAATGCAATTATAATTTTATTTTAAGTACAAATATGAGCACTATTCAAACTGAAAGAGGATATTTGCTTAACATAGATAAAGAAATATATTATAAAGTAGGTGGAAAAAAGGCATACAATATAGAAGATTACACATATGTGATGAATGAAATGATTAGCTTTATGAGCAACAATAGAAATGCTATCTTAATAGTAGAAGGACATGCAGATGAGATAAGCAAAGAAAAATTGGATTTAAATATGAGACTTTCTCTTCAAAGGGCAAGTGTTATAAGAGATGTTATACTTTCTTTTGGTGTTTATCATGAAAGAGTAAAGATTTATCCATATAGTTATTTTGCTCCTAAATATACTACTAATACTTTTCAAAATAGAAGAGTTGATTTTGTGGCATTAAAATGTGAAAATCAATTAAGTAATTATAATTATTATTACAGCAATTATTATATTAATTATTATATTAATAATACCAATTTTTTAAAATAA